In the Verrucomicrobiota bacterium genome, one interval contains:
- a CDS encoding DUF4160 domain-containing protein has product MPEICRFLGIVIYMYFNDHSPPHFHAEYGSNEILVNINTLEIMEGNFPRRAKNLVMEWAMEHREELRQNWERAANRKQLHRIEPLT; this is encoded by the coding sequence ATGCCTGAGATATGCAGGTTCTTAGGGATTGTGATTTACATGTACTTTAATGATCATTCGCCACCGCACTTTCATGCGGAATATGGCTCGAATGAGATTTTAGTAAATATAAATACCCTTGAAATCATGGAAGGTAACTTCCCAAGAAGAGCAAAAAATCTTGTCATGGAATGGGCGATGGAGCACAGAGAAGAATTACGGCAAAACTGGGAAAGAGCCGCTAACCGTAAACAGTTACACAGGATAGAACCGCTAACTTAG
- a CDS encoding DUF2442 domain-containing protein, whose amino-acid sequence MHNWKVIEVKIKEKYTIHLTFLDGTTGEIDLEPLLYGEIFIPLKDPKYFQQLQIVGSSIGWPNGADFAPEFLYKEVKNSRQP is encoded by the coding sequence ATGCATAACTGGAAAGTCATTGAGGTAAAAATAAAAGAAAAATACACTATTCACCTTACGTTCCTTGATGGGACAACAGGGGAAATCGACCTAGAACCACTACTATATGGGGAAATTTTTATCCCGCTCAAAGATCCAAAATATTTCCAGCAACTTCAAATCGTCGGATCGTCCATAGGCTGGCCTAATGGTGCTGATTTTGCCCCTGAGTTTCTCTATAAAGAGGTTAAAAACTCTCGACAACCGTAA